The genomic segment TCTTGTGGAAGGAAATGATTGTGAAAATGCAGACACCGAGCATGCTTTCAGCCTTTGATGTTCTGGCTAACTATCAGCTGGAGAATGCGCTCTATTTCTTTCGCAGTCGTATCGAAGCTGCTTTCTCATCCAAGGATTATTGCGGACAGGCACCTGCTGACCGCATTCGTCGTGGAAGAAACGATACTATCTTTGAGCGCTTAGACGTAACCTTCACTTTCGAACAGGCTCAGCAGCAGAGTGTTGCCATCAAGGGCGCTAACGTTACGCACGAGGCTGTAAGACAAATGCTGAAGAACTGGAAGCGACAGGGACTCATCAATATTCTGCCCGATTCGCGTTATCAGAAAGTAGCATCTACGGTTTAAATCCGGTCATTTCCGGTCATTAAGGTCAAGGTCATTAAGGTCATTAAGATTTTCGGTTTACCCTAATCCTTAATGACCACCCTTAAACCTTGGATTCAATTATAAATTATTAATTATTAATTGTAAATTATCATGCACATTTGTATATTTCGCCGCCGTTTCACTCCATGGGGAGTAGATGGCACAATGGTTATCAACGGTAAGTTTTTCTGCGGAACACTGGAGCGTCCTAAGGGTTATCTGAAAGCTGATGCTTACAGACTGGCACTTGTACCGGTTTCCAACCCGAAGTTTCTGAGGGATGATGAGAAGAGCAGAATCATGCCTGTTATTCTGAAGGAAAACGGCAGAGTACCGAAGACAATCTTGCGCAAGCCGTTCTTGGTTCCGGGTAATGGTCCTTATAAATTAATGTATGGCAGCATCATTCTGGGCAGATCCTACATTTCGGGCCTTGTGATTCATTCTGAGGAATACTTCTCGGAGTTTTGCGAGAAGGTGGATGAAGCAATCAGGAACAGGGAGCACATCACGCTCGTTATCAGAGACTGGGGCTTTGATGCGATTCCGCTTAAGTATTTATCACCTTTCAAATCATCCGTAAAATCATTATCATGCGTAAGATAAAAGAAATCATCATTCATTGCAGTGCGACCAAGGAAGGTCGCAACTTCACCGTAGCGGATATTGACCGCTGGCACCGTGAGCGCGGATTGCGCTGCATAGGTTATCATTTCGTGATTTATCGTGACGGCAGCATTCATGTAGGTCGTGCGATAGAGGAGGTCGGCGCCCATTGCAAGGGCCATAATTCCATCAGTATAGGCATTTGCTACATCGGTGGTTTATCAAAGAAAGGCAAGCCGAAGGATACAAGAACCCGAGACCAGAAAGCGGCAATGCGCTCGCTCATCGAGCAGCTGAAGGAGGAATATCCGTTAGCTACGATTCATGGTCATAATGAGTTTGCCAACAAGGCTTGTCCCTGCTTTGATGTGAAGAAGGAGTGGGGCTAACAGATAGGGAACGCGCTGCGTTCCCTATTTATACTTATTCTCCATGGGCAAAAGTGATGAACACTCCCGATGGAAAGACTCAGTACGTCCATGTATGGATGGAGAAGACTCAGAAACCTATCAATGTACCACTATCTAATGAGGCTCTTCGATACATGGAGAAGAAGGAAGATCCAGATGCAAAACTCTTCAAACTCCCTACAAGTGACGCAACCATCAACTACCACATCAAGAAATGGATGAAGGCTGCAAAGATAGACAAGAAGATTTCGTACCACTGTAGCCGACATACATTTGCCACAATGATGCTCACCCTTGGTGCAGACCTCTTTACTACAAGTAAGTTGCTTGGTCACACCAACGTTCACACAACTGAGATCTATGCAGATGTGGTGATGAACACAAAGGTCGATGCAGTCAACCTTGTTAGTGGTTTCTTTGGTTGATGGTTTGTGTTCAAATTAAGTTTGTGTTCAAAAAAGTCTTGAACAGATAACTGAACACTGGTAAATCGGTGTTCAATCAAGTCTTTGATTAAAATGAGAACTAAAACGGTAGTCATATACGCTCGCGTCAGCAGTATCGGTGACAGACAGAGCACAGATCGTCAGGTCAAGGACTTGACGGACTATGCTGTATATCAAAAGATGGAAGTCCGCAAGGTATTCGAGGAACACATTTCTGGTGCGAAAAAGAATGATGAGCGACCTGTATTGTGTGAGGCGATTAAGTATTGCAAGGAAAATCGTATTGATGTCCTTTTCGTCAGCGAATTGTCGAGATTGGGCAGGAATGCGTTTGAGGTTCTTGCCTCTGTCAAGGATTTGCTTGACTGTGGCATCAACCTTTATATCCAAAAGGAGCAGTTCATGCTTCTTGACAAGGAAGCAAACCATCTTTGTTTGCTCCTGTCATGATAGCGACCCTTTCCACCTGTGCTCAGTTGGAACGTGATAATATCTCATTCCGGCTGAACTCTGGTAGAAAGCAGTATGTCGAGAAAGGTGGAAAACTCGGCAGACCTACAGGTTCCACCAAGTCCCAGGATAAAAAGAGGGAAGAATATAGAGAGGTCATCAACCTTCTGAACAAGGGGTATGCCATCCGTGATGTTGCAAAACTCACGGGAAAAGGTATAAGCACTGTCCAGAGAGTTAAGAAGGAATTTGTGGCTTAAAGTTTGGTACCAATACAACACTTTTGTATGGACCTGCGAAACACCGCCTCATGAAAATGAGTTAAGTGTATAGTGATTTGCTATACCCTTTTGTAATAAACCAGGGTGGCGTTTTACCCCTGTGGTTTAACCAGATTCGTGAAACGCTAATTTAGTTTCTTAACCTGATTGGTGAAGTAACAATGAGGTTTCCAAACTAGGCTATTACCCTATGGCATTATATTAACATAATGATTATATGCTGCTTACACTTGTTTATTATATTTTATAGTAACATATAAGTAACATTTTAAAAGGACAGTATGTGTAATTTGATATGTTGATGAATGCGGTCTGATTATATTTGATATTTGATGAGTGTTTGTTCTCCTTCTTGCAAATTCACAACTGTTAGTCAAAAAACATGACAATTAATAAGATTGGCAATAATCAGAATAAATTGTCAATTGTTTTTATTTGCCGTGATAAAAGATACGGAATGTTAAATATTCGCAAAAATACGAAAGTAAATTTGGCGGTTTGAAATATTGTTCGTAATTTTGCGACCAGAAAAATTAAACAAACGCTTATTATGGCAGAAAAGAAATACTGTATAAAGACGGAAACACTGGCAGGATTTGCCAAGGCTCTCGGACATCCGGCTCGCATTGCTATCATGAAGTTTCTAGCAAAGCAAAACACTTGCTACTTTGGCGACATTCATGAGGAGTTGCCTATTGCTAAGGCTACTGTAAGTCAGCATTTGTCAGCATTGAAGGATGCAGGATTAATACAGGGTGAGATTGAAACGCCTAAAGTGAAGTATTGCATGAACCGTGAGAACTGGGCGTATGCTCAGCAGCTCTTCTCTGAGTTCTTTAACATGGAATTGTGCGAGAAGAAGGAGGATTGCTGCAAGTAAATCACTTTATCCTCAAACACACTCTTTGATCCAATTGTACCCTCGTCATTAGTTTCGAGTTTTTTTTAAAACCTATACGTTCGTTGTTTTGCGAATTGTAAACATTATTAATAATACAACCCAAGCCTTGTTACGGTTCTCATCCCTCGGGGAGAGTTAAGAGGAGGCACAAAAATTATGAAACAGATCAAAGTGTTGGTAAGCGCATGCGCTTGCAACCAGAAGTTTGCTTCGCTTGTCATGGCTGTAGTGAAGAACAGTTCAACCGCATCGTGGCCATTCTCTTCATCGGCGTCGGCATCTATTATTCAATCATCATCAATAATTAAGGACACAATTTAATGAGACATTTTATAATACTAATATTCTTATGGATAATATCTCTGTCACAGACAGCAGCCGCGCTTAACACATTTAAGGCAAAAATCATAGACGGAGACAGCGGCGAACCGCTAATAGGAGCGTCCGCAACTGTGGAGGGGACACAACTGGGAAATGTAGCCGACAAGGACGGTTTCGTGGAAATCACAGGTATCCCCGATGGTCCACAAACCATCAGGTTCAGCTATCTTGGATATGAGACAGAGGAAAAGAGTTATGTGTTTCCTTTGTCTGATGGCGAACCCTATGTAACAATTACACTTGAAGAGGGCGAAGACAACGAGCTGGAAAAGGTTGTTATCTCTGCAACCCGAGGCACCCGCACTTTCAGGGATATTCCGACGCGTGTGGAATTTATCGGTTCAGAGGAACTTGAAGAGAAAAATGTCATGAAGCCCGGTGATATAAGAATGCTGCTCAGCGAAAGCACTGGCATACAGACACAGCAGACTTCGGCCATCTCCGGCAACGCCATGATAAAAATACAGGGTCTTGACGGTAAATACACCCAAATTCTCCGTGACGGTTTTCCCGTTTTTTTCGGAGCTGCTGCCGGTCTCGGAATGTTACAGACTCCGCCCCTTGACCTGAGACAGGTCGAGATTATAAAAGGATCCTCAAGTACCCTCTATGGCGGTGGCGC from the Segatella copri genome contains:
- a CDS encoding site-specific integrase: MNTPDGKTQYVHVWMEKTQKPINVPLSNEALRYMEKKEDPDAKLFKLPTSDATINYHIKKWMKAAKIDKKISYHCSRHTFATMMLTLGADLFTTSKLLGHTNVHTTEIYADVVMNTKVDAVNLVSGFFG
- a CDS encoding ArsR/SmtB family transcription factor; the encoded protein is MAEKKYCIKTETLAGFAKALGHPARIAIMKFLAKQNTCYFGDIHEELPIAKATVSQHLSALKDAGLIQGEIETPKVKYCMNRENWAYAQQLFSEFFNMELCEKKEDCCK
- a CDS encoding N-acetylmuramoyl-L-alanine amidase, translated to MRKIKEIIIHCSATKEGRNFTVADIDRWHRERGLRCIGYHFVIYRDGSIHVGRAIEEVGAHCKGHNSISIGICYIGGLSKKGKPKDTRTRDQKAAMRSLIEQLKEEYPLATIHGHNEFANKACPCFDVKKEWG